The Parcubacteria group bacterium genome includes the window ACAAAAAAATATGGTTTTCAAAGGGACTACCGTTGTTTCTGGAAATGGAAAGGCGATAGTAGTGGCGACAGGGACGAATACATTTATTGGAGGTATTGCCAAAAAAATAGCTGCTATTGACGAAGAGTTACCTTTGAAAAAAGACATACGTCATCTGTCGTATTTCATAATCACTGCTGTTTTTGTGATAGGATTAGTTTTATTTGGAATTGGTATCGCTTATGGATACTCTCTCAAGGAAGTATTTTTAACCATTGTAGCTATTTCTGTTTCTATTATTCCAGAGGGACTGCCGATTGTGGTGACATTGGTACTGGCGACTGGTGTCTGGAGAATGGGCAAACGCAATGTATTGGTAAAAAAACTCCAAGCAGTGGAAGCTTTAGGTCAAACTGATGTAATTGCAGTGGATAAAACCGGAACGGTAACCAAGAATGAATTGGTGGTCAAGGAAATATATGTTGATGAAAAACTGTTTTTGGTAGGCGGAATCGGCTATGATCCAAAAGGGAAAGTGTCATTCGATGGGAAAATTATCGAACCGCTTAATCATCCAGAATTATTGTTGGTTGGTAAAATTGGTGCCTTGTGCAGCGGTGTCCATCTGGCTATGGATAATAATTTGGGAGTTTGGAAAATATCGGGTGATCCAACGGAAGGAGCAACTCTGGTGATGGCGGAAAAGATTGGTTATCATAAGTCCGATTTAGAAAAAGAGTTTGTTAAAACAGACGAAAAACCCTTTGATTATAAATTAAAATATCATACGACTCTCTATAAAGAGAATGATAAATATTTATTGATGACTGTTGGGGCACCAGAGGAGTTGCTGGATGTTTCTGAAAAAGTTTGGAGTCATTCGAGAACATATGTTCTTACAGAT containing:
- a CDS encoding HAD-IC family P-type ATPase, whose protein sequence is MQNEKTKKYFNKEKSEIFQELNTEEHGLRKDDINNRLLQYGPNKLPEAKAENIVIVFFRQFQSSLIFILLLATVIVFLTGENTDGFVILFVLIFNAIVGTIQEGKAQNIFAALKNLIKTNASVIRDSEEDIILDEELVPGDIIILREGEKVPADARIFYSESLQVDEATLTGESNPKFKLANSIKELDVPISEQKNMVFKGTTVVSGNGKAIVVATGTNTFIGGIAKKIAAIDEELPLKKDIRHLSYFIITAVFVIGLVLFGIGIAYGYSLKEVFLTIVAISVSIIPEGLPIVVTLVLATGVWRMGKRNVLVKKLQAVEALGQTDVIAVDKTGTVTKNELVVKEIYVDEKLFLVGGIGYDPKGKVSFDGKIIEPLNHPELLLVGKIGALCSGVHLAMDNNLGVWKISGDPTEGATLVMAEKIGYHKSDLEKEFVKTDEKPFDYKLKYHTTLYKENDKYLLMTVGAPEELLDVSEKVWSHSRTYVLTDEKKERLRDVFVKMSERGLRVVALGIKKIEKDNKIPDKLFELEFVGFLGIEDSPRIEVKEAVNKVKVAGI